A stretch of Armatimonadota bacterium DNA encodes these proteins:
- a CDS encoding hydroxyacid dehydrogenase, which produces MKVLVADKFEKIGMDGLKSLGLEVDSQPDLKDAALGEAIRSSGAEVLIVRGTKVTADMLEDTRLGLIIRAGAGYNTIDVAAASKKGIYVTNCPGKNGLAVAELAFGLILACDRRIPDNVAELRAGHWNKKEYSKARGLYGRTLGLIGMGNIGQEMVSRAKAFGMHVVSFSRWMTPEVASALGIGRADSAKEIAEQSDVVSVHVSLNPATRGLLGKAFFDSMKPGAIFVNTSRAEVIDQAALLSAIREKGLIAGLDVFEGEPDTGEADYDGVLKDHPRVYCTHHIGASTEQAQEAVARETVRIVKDYKNTGVPPNVVNVKKAEIATHVMVVRHEDRVGVLSDVFAILKEEGISVQEMENVILGGAHAAIAQISLDKAPGEESIHRIKLHPSVFDANVFAIEKEAAPVG; this is translated from the coding sequence ATGAAGGTTCTCGTCGCGGACAAGTTTGAAAAGATCGGAATGGACGGCTTGAAGTCCCTGGGATTGGAGGTCGACAGCCAGCCCGATCTGAAGGACGCTGCCCTAGGCGAGGCCATACGAAGCTCCGGCGCCGAGGTCCTGATTGTTCGGGGCACCAAGGTGACGGCCGACATGCTGGAAGACACGCGCCTTGGCCTCATCATCCGCGCCGGCGCAGGCTACAACACCATCGACGTGGCCGCAGCGAGCAAGAAGGGCATCTATGTGACGAACTGCCCCGGCAAAAACGGACTTGCCGTGGCGGAGCTTGCTTTTGGCCTCATCCTCGCCTGCGACCGCCGAATACCCGACAACGTCGCAGAACTCAGAGCCGGGCACTGGAACAAGAAGGAGTACAGCAAGGCGCGCGGTCTCTATGGACGAACCCTCGGCCTTATCGGCATGGGCAACATCGGGCAGGAAATGGTTTCGCGCGCCAAGGCGTTCGGAATGCACGTCGTGTCCTTTAGCCGTTGGATGACCCCCGAAGTGGCTTCTGCGCTTGGGATCGGCCGGGCGGATTCCGCCAAGGAAATCGCCGAGCAGTCGGACGTGGTTTCGGTACACGTAAGCCTGAACCCCGCAACTCGCGGCCTCCTAGGCAAGGCGTTCTTCGACTCAATGAAGCCGGGAGCCATTTTCGTCAACACGAGCCGTGCCGAGGTGATCGATCAGGCGGCCCTGCTGAGCGCCATTCGCGAGAAAGGCCTGATCGCCGGCCTGGACGTTTTCGAGGGTGAACCGGACACAGGCGAAGCCGACTATGATGGCGTCCTCAAGGACCATCCCCGCGTGTATTGCACCCACCACATCGGCGCAAGCACCGAGCAGGCCCAGGAAGCCGTCGCGCGCGAGACGGTGCGGATCGTGAAGGACTATAAGAACACCGGCGTGCCGCCCAACGTGGTGAACGTGAAGAAAGCGGAGATCGCCACGCACGTCATGGTCGTTCGGCATGAGGACCGCGTCGGCGTTCTTTCCGACGTGTTCGCAATCCTGAAGGAAGAGGGGATCAGCGTTCAGGAAATGGAAAACGTGATCCTAGGCGGGGCTCACGCCGCCATCGCGCAAATCTCGCTGGACAAGGCGCCCGGGGAGGAGTCGATCCACAGAATTAAGCTCCATCCAAGCGTGTTCGACGCCAACGTCTTTGCCATCGAGAAGGAAGCGGCCCCCGTGGGCTAA
- a CDS encoding ATP-dependent 6-phosphofructokinase: MAKRIGILTGGGDVPGLNPCIKAVVQRATEEGHEVIGFRRGWAGLLNFNPDDPEGNKQWMIPLDIYNTRTIDRTGGTFLHTSRTNPQRVTADRIPEFLKDPNNPSPGPDEIFDFTPHVLKNLDFLGVDALVTIGGDDTLSYSARLDQEKFPVIAIPKTMDNDVYGTDYCIGFSTAVTRSVNFITALRTPTGSHERICVVELFGRNSGETSLISAYLAGVDRAIISEVHFDPEKLAWMLVQDKKNNPSNYAIMTISEGAQMIGGKIIEYGQADAYGHKKLGGIGQITGDAIKDLTGEHIIYQQIAYLMRSGEPDALDRMVAFSFANLATDLLLKGKSGTMVALREGKYTVVPLETAISGKKRVDVLELYDADAYRPKVAHVLNKPMFLY, encoded by the coding sequence ATGGCAAAGAGGATTGGCATCTTGACCGGCGGCGGCGACGTCCCCGGCCTTAACCCGTGTATCAAAGCGGTCGTTCAGCGCGCCACCGAAGAGGGCCACGAGGTCATCGGCTTTCGACGCGGCTGGGCGGGCCTGCTCAACTTCAACCCGGACGATCCCGAAGGCAACAAGCAGTGGATGATCCCCCTGGACATCTACAACACGCGCACGATCGACCGCACCGGAGGCACGTTCCTTCACACCTCGCGCACGAACCCTCAGCGTGTGACGGCAGACCGAATCCCTGAATTTCTGAAAGACCCGAACAACCCGAGCCCAGGACCCGATGAGATATTCGACTTCACGCCCCACGTTCTCAAGAACCTGGACTTTCTGGGTGTGGATGCGCTGGTGACCATCGGCGGCGACGACACGCTTTCCTATTCCGCTCGGCTTGACCAAGAGAAGTTCCCCGTCATCGCCATCCCGAAAACGATGGACAACGACGTGTATGGCACCGACTACTGCATCGGGTTTTCGACCGCCGTCACGCGCAGCGTCAACTTCATCACGGCTCTGCGAACCCCCACCGGCTCGCATGAGCGCATCTGCGTGGTCGAGCTCTTCGGGCGCAATTCCGGCGAGACCTCGCTGATCTCGGCCTACCTGGCGGGAGTGGACCGCGCCATCATCTCGGAGGTTCATTTCGATCCGGAGAAGCTCGCTTGGATGCTGGTCCAGGACAAGAAGAACAACCCCAGCAACTATGCGATCATGACGATTTCCGAAGGCGCGCAGATGATCGGCGGCAAGATCATCGAGTATGGCCAAGCCGACGCCTACGGCCACAAGAAGCTGGGCGGTATCGGGCAGATCACCGGCGACGCCATCAAGGACCTGACCGGCGAGCACATCATCTATCAGCAAATCGCCTACCTGATGCGCTCCGGTGAGCCGGACGCGCTCGACCGCATGGTGGCGTTCAGCTTTGCCAACCTCGCGACCGACCTGCTGCTGAAGGGCAAGTCGGGCACGATGGTCGCGCTCCGCGAAGGCAAGTACACCGTCGTGCCGCTGGAAACAGCGATTTCTGGCAAGAAGCGAGTGGACGTGCTGGAGCTCTACGACGCCGACGCCTATCGCCCGAAGGTTGCGCACGTGCTGAACAAGCCGATGTTTCTTTACTAG
- a CDS encoding NAD-dependent epimerase/dehydratase family protein: protein MAQVLVTGGAGFIGSHLTEALVAEGHQVRVLDDLSAGKLENLSAVQGKFVFERGSVTNESIVDSMAQGCEAVFHLAAVVSVQKSIVEPIATHNVNSLGTLVALEASKKAGARFIFSSSAAVYGDVMTMPIREDAKLNPISNYGAQKLYGEHLLSAASGNGAQGISLRYFNVYGPRQDPSSPYSGVISIFAERAMAGQPLVIYGDGKQTRDFVHVSDVVRANLAAMKAKTAKGDAVNVGTGMATNLLQLAQIAFRAAGRIATLRHEPARQGDIRRSYCDPSLARQMLGFSALVALDKGLADLVRYNAGM from the coding sequence ATGGCGCAAGTTTTAGTTACTGGCGGAGCCGGTTTCATCGGCAGCCACCTTACAGAGGCACTCGTTGCGGAGGGCCACCAGGTTCGGGTTCTCGACGATCTTTCAGCAGGCAAGCTCGAGAACTTGAGCGCAGTTCAGGGCAAGTTCGTGTTCGAGCGGGGGTCGGTGACCAACGAGTCGATCGTCGATTCAATGGCCCAAGGCTGTGAGGCCGTGTTTCATTTGGCGGCGGTGGTGAGCGTGCAGAAGTCCATCGTCGAACCCATTGCGACCCATAACGTCAACTCGCTAGGCACTTTGGTCGCACTGGAGGCGTCCAAGAAGGCCGGCGCGAGGTTCATCTTCAGCTCTTCGGCGGCGGTGTATGGCGACGTGATGACCATGCCGATCCGCGAGGACGCCAAGCTGAACCCGATCTCGAACTACGGCGCGCAGAAGCTCTATGGCGAGCATCTGCTTTCCGCGGCTAGCGGCAACGGGGCACAGGGCATTTCCCTGCGGTATTTCAACGTCTATGGCCCGCGCCAAGACCCGAGCAGCCCCTATTCCGGGGTCATCAGCATTTTTGCCGAACGGGCGATGGCCGGCCAGCCCCTGGTCATCTACGGCGACGGCAAGCAGACCCGCGACTTCGTCCACGTCTCCGACGTCGTGCGCGCCAACCTGGCGGCAATGAAGGCCAAGACGGCGAAAGGCGACGCGGTCAATGTCGGCACGGGCATGGCGACCAACCTCCTACAACTCGCGCAGATCGCCTTTCGTGCGGCAGGCCGCATCGCCACGCTTCGTCACGAACCTGCCCGACAAGGCGACATCCGCCGTTCCTATTGCGACCCGAGTTTGGCTCGCCAGATGCTCGGCTTTTCGGCGCTGGTGGCGCTGGATAAGGGTCTGGCCGACTTGGTGCGATATAACGCCGGCATGTAA
- the hisD gene encoding histidinol dehydrogenase: MEIAARRPKPNPETSKAVWKILADIEKNGVRAAVKYAKRFDSPKISLKNIAVSSKEIRTARLATREHDAIVKSIERVTQFHYQQLTALTRGWKKAKLWGETRIWEWRTPARKDAAAEATGFEGQRLIPVNRVGLYVPGGKAAYPSSVIMNAVPAIVAGVGELCVCTPALPDGSVHPAILVAARELGIEQIAKVGGAAAIAFMAHGDTTEEFWSDKNPWLRCDLVCGPGNAWVNEAKRQLWGSVGLDSYAGPSEVCVLVDETANARFAAADLLTQIEHSEDNFAVLVSTNRDKADEILAEAEKQLAGSPREAIMRKALKEKGICFVVKKLYEASMKGSSIASEHLSCMVGELEQAASYIKSAGCILLGDYTPQSAGDFVSGPSHTLPTNLGARFASPVNVMTFLKFQSISCLTKEDLAELRPTIEAFAEMEGFPQHGRGASIRFEDEAR, encoded by the coding sequence ATGGAAATTGCTGCGAGGCGGCCAAAGCCGAACCCTGAAACATCTAAGGCTGTATGGAAGATTCTTGCTGACATCGAGAAGAACGGCGTTCGGGCAGCGGTGAAATATGCCAAACGGTTCGACAGTCCCAAGATCAGTCTCAAGAACATCGCCGTCTCGTCAAAGGAAATCCGAACCGCCCGACTTGCAACGCGCGAGCACGATGCCATTGTCAAGAGCATCGAGCGTGTCACTCAATTCCACTATCAGCAGCTCACTGCCCTCACCAGGGGGTGGAAGAAAGCAAAGCTCTGGGGCGAGACGAGGATCTGGGAATGGCGCACGCCTGCTCGCAAGGATGCGGCTGCGGAGGCGACCGGCTTCGAAGGCCAGCGTCTGATTCCCGTCAATCGCGTCGGGCTCTATGTGCCAGGAGGCAAGGCGGCCTATCCAAGCTCGGTCATCATGAATGCCGTACCAGCGATTGTGGCCGGTGTGGGTGAGCTTTGTGTGTGCACGCCTGCCCTGCCGGATGGAAGCGTCCATCCGGCGATCTTGGTTGCGGCCCGAGAGCTTGGCATCGAGCAGATCGCTAAGGTTGGTGGCGCGGCCGCCATTGCATTCATGGCTCATGGCGATACAACGGAGGAGTTCTGGTCGGACAAGAATCCCTGGCTGAGGTGCGACCTGGTGTGCGGCCCTGGCAACGCCTGGGTCAATGAGGCGAAGAGACAGTTGTGGGGTTCTGTGGGTCTCGATAGCTACGCTGGGCCCAGCGAGGTCTGCGTTCTTGTCGATGAGACGGCGAACGCCCGATTCGCCGCAGCAGACCTGTTGACCCAAATCGAACACAGCGAAGATAACTTCGCCGTGCTGGTCAGCACGAACCGCGACAAAGCCGACGAGATTTTGGCCGAGGCAGAGAAGCAGCTTGCCGGCTCTCCACGAGAAGCCATCATGCGAAAGGCTCTGAAGGAAAAGGGAATCTGCTTTGTCGTCAAGAAGCTCTATGAGGCGAGCATGAAGGGTAGTTCGATCGCCTCAGAACACCTTTCGTGCATGGTTGGAGAGCTCGAGCAAGCAGCTTCTTATATTAAGAGCGCAGGCTGCATACTCCTCGGCGACTACACTCCCCAGTCGGCCGGCGACTTCGTCTCCGGACCCTCCCACACCCTCCCCACCAACCTCGGCGCGCGGTTCGCCAGTCCGGTCAACGTCATGACCTTCCTCAAGTTCCAGAGCATCAGCTGCCTGACCAAAGAGGACCTCGCCGAACTTCGCCCGACCATCGAGGCGTTCGCCGAGATGGAGGGCTTCCCCCAACACGGCCGCGGCGCAAGCATCCGATTCGAAGATGAGGCACGATAG
- a CDS encoding glutamate--tRNA ligase: MSVRVRYAPSPTGSPHVGNIRTALFDYLLARRFGGTMIVRLEDTDRSRYIPGCEEEILESLRWIGVEWQEGPDIGGPYAPYRQSERAQLGIYREWVDNLIESGNAYWAFDTPEELEEMRLTQQLNKLQVGYFGGHWREASAGQIAQATEEGKPGVIRLKMPRGRKLVVHDAIRGRVEFDSDVVDDPVLLKADGMPTYHCAAMIDDHLMEITHIIRGEEWISSAPKHVWLFEALGWEPPEFVHVPVILGKDGKKLSKRHGDTKCLDYRDGGYLPEALANFIALIGWAPGGDRELMSMQEMAEAFDLSGLQPSPGVFDLDKLVWMNGNYIRSLAPEQLADRVRTYLHRPETADYWLRPEHEGHKGQSLQLLENSLDKDAGYVTQAIALERERVTTLADFGEACAFFLQDEPPMDEKAVEKWFGESHVRGLCEDLVGWLSSPSSSSRSENASESRRVGKEGVRGWRSGPSAADCEAFLRAWAETHGFEKLGPIVHPVRVALTGKTTGPGLFELMEVLGPERMVRRLQRAKEMLR, from the coding sequence ATGTCCGTCCGCGTCCGCTATGCTCCAAGCCCCACCGGCAGCCCACACGTCGGCAACATCCGCACGGCGCTGTTCGACTATTTGCTGGCGCGGCGATTCGGCGGCACGATGATCGTGCGACTGGAGGACACCGACCGCAGCCGCTACATCCCCGGTTGCGAGGAGGAGATCCTCGAATCCCTCAGGTGGATCGGCGTCGAATGGCAAGAAGGGCCGGACATTGGCGGGCCGTACGCGCCGTATCGGCAATCAGAGCGGGCGCAGCTTGGTATCTATAGGGAATGGGTCGATAACCTGATCGAATCCGGTAACGCCTATTGGGCTTTTGACACCCCAGAGGAGCTTGAGGAGATGCGCCTGACGCAGCAACTCAACAAGCTCCAAGTGGGCTACTTCGGCGGCCATTGGCGAGAGGCTTCAGCGGGCCAGATCGCACAGGCAACTGAAGAAGGCAAGCCGGGGGTGATCCGGCTAAAGATGCCCAGAGGACGCAAGCTTGTCGTCCACGACGCCATTCGAGGACGCGTAGAGTTCGACAGCGACGTGGTCGATGACCCGGTGCTCCTGAAGGCCGACGGCATGCCGACCTATCACTGCGCGGCGATGATCGACGACCACCTGATGGAGATCACGCACATCATTCGTGGCGAAGAGTGGATCAGCAGCGCGCCCAAGCATGTGTGGCTCTTCGAGGCGCTCGGCTGGGAGCCGCCTGAGTTCGTGCACGTACCGGTGATCCTGGGCAAGGACGGCAAGAAGCTCAGCAAGCGCCACGGCGACACGAAGTGCCTGGACTATCGCGACGGCGGGTACCTGCCCGAGGCCCTGGCGAACTTCATCGCGCTGATCGGCTGGGCGCCGGGGGGCGACCGCGAACTGATGAGCATGCAGGAGATGGCAGAGGCGTTCGACCTCAGTGGCCTTCAGCCCTCGCCCGGCGTTTTCGACCTCGACAAGCTGGTCTGGATGAACGGCAACTACATCCGGTCCTTGGCGCCCGAGCAGTTAGCCGATCGGGTCAGAACCTATCTTCACCGTCCGGAAACGGCGGACTACTGGCTGCGCCCGGAGCATGAGGGCCACAAGGGGCAGTCGCTGCAGCTTCTCGAAAACAGCTTGGACAAGGACGCCGGCTATGTCACCCAGGCGATTGCTCTGGAGCGCGAGCGCGTGACGACGCTGGCAGACTTTGGCGAGGCCTGCGCGTTCTTCCTGCAGGACGAGCCCCCGATGGACGAGAAGGCAGTCGAAAAGTGGTTTGGTGAGTCTCACGTGCGGGGGCTTTGTGAGGACTTGGTGGGGTGGCTCTCTTCCCCCTCCTCGTCTTCGCGAAGCGAAAATGCCTCCGAGTCCCGACGTGTCGGGAAGGAGGGGGTCAGGGGGTGGAGATCCGGTCCGTCAGCCGCCGACTGCGAAGCCTTCCTCCGCGCCTGGGCTGAGACGCACGGTTTCGAGAAGCTCGGCCCGATTGTCCACCCGGTGCGTGTGGCGCTCACTGGCAAGACCACCGGCCCGGGGCTGTTCGAGCTGATGGAAGTGCTCGGCCCCGAGCGCATGGTCCGCCGCCTTCAACGCGCCAAGGAGATGCTCCGTTGA
- the rfbA gene encoding glucose-1-phosphate thymidylyltransferase RfbA, whose product MIDRGIILAGGTGSRLWPATLAVSKQLVPIYNKPMIYYPLSTLMLAGIRKVLVITTPADQPAFEKLLGDGSAWGMEIEYTVQPSPDGLAQAMILAEPFMSGQGAALILGDNIFYGHGLSELLQRAKGQESGACVFAYPVENPGDYGVVEMREGVALSLEEKPKEPRSKLAITGLYFYDSTACERARSLKPSARGELEITDLNRLYLKDGKLRVEVMGRGYAWLDTGTHASMLQASTFIEAIEQRQGLLVACPEEIAFRNGWIDAGRLSAIAESMRKNDYGRYLHSICNGDVFA is encoded by the coding sequence GTGATCGATCGCGGAATCATCCTGGCGGGCGGTACCGGCAGCAGGCTCTGGCCTGCAACGCTGGCTGTGAGCAAACAACTGGTCCCAATCTATAACAAACCCATGATCTACTACCCGCTGAGCACCTTGATGCTCGCGGGGATCCGAAAGGTCCTGGTGATCACCACGCCTGCCGACCAGCCGGCCTTTGAAAAGCTCCTCGGCGATGGCTCGGCTTGGGGAATGGAAATCGAGTACACCGTCCAGCCCAGCCCCGACGGGCTCGCCCAAGCAATGATTCTCGCTGAGCCGTTCATGTCGGGCCAGGGGGCCGCCCTGATCTTGGGAGACAACATCTTCTACGGCCACGGCCTTTCCGAGCTGCTTCAAAGGGCGAAAGGCCAGGAGAGCGGCGCTTGCGTGTTCGCTTACCCGGTCGAGAACCCCGGCGACTATGGCGTGGTCGAGATGAGAGAGGGTGTCGCGTTGAGCCTGGAGGAAAAGCCCAAGGAACCACGGTCAAAACTTGCTATAACGGGTCTGTACTTCTATGATTCGACGGCGTGTGAGCGGGCCAGATCGCTGAAGCCGTCGGCCCGGGGAGAACTCGAGATAACGGACCTGAACCGCCTGTACCTCAAGGACGGCAAGCTCCGGGTCGAGGTGATGGGCCGCGGCTACGCGTGGCTCGATACGGGGACTCACGCATCGATGCTTCAGGCTTCGACCTTCATCGAGGCCATCGAGCAGCGACAGGGCCTGTTGGTGGCATGTCCGGAGGAGATCGCCTTCCGAAACGGGTGGATCGACGCGGGCCGGCTTTCGGCCATCGCCGAAAGCATGCGCAAGAACGACTACGGGCGCTATCTGCATTCCATCTGCAATGGGGACGTGTTCGCCTAG
- a CDS encoding DUF4339 domain-containing protein yields MADWYYIGHYGQLGPLTRDQIDELIVGGVITRETYVWHPGMPDWLTADRVSELADCFRMSQPFGAPPPPPGQRAAPPRFGEVYAPYGTDHTQQPTSTGIYGYSSPSYLPVASDRSRVAAGILHLRRQP; encoded by the coding sequence GTGGCGGATTGGTATTACATCGGGCATTACGGCCAACTGGGACCGCTCACCCGGGATCAGATCGACGAACTGATCGTGGGCGGCGTCATCACGCGCGAGACCTACGTCTGGCATCCGGGCATGCCCGATTGGCTCACCGCCGACCGCGTGAGCGAACTTGCCGACTGCTTTCGAATGTCGCAGCCGTTCGGAGCGCCGCCGCCGCCGCCCGGACAGCGCGCCGCGCCGCCGAGGTTTGGCGAGGTCTACGCGCCCTATGGGACGGACCACACGCAGCAGCCGACCTCCACCGGCATCTACGGCTATTCGAGCCCTTCTTATCTTCCGGTGGCCAGCGACAGAAGCCGGGTCGCAGCCGGAATTCTCCATCTTCGCCGGCAGCCCTAG
- a CDS encoding ribonuclease J: MAKVEIIPLGGVGEIGKNCTAIREGDDIIVVDVGLSFPTEEMPGVDIVIPDFTYLIENQDKVRGIFLTHGHEDHIGALSYLLPNLKAPVYGTELTLALANAKLEEELPKKSYSLKEMKFGEPVKAGALSVEAIRVTHSIPECASFAIRTSHGIVLLTGDFKLDFSPVDGKLSNIARFGELGKEGVVVLLSDSTNVERPGWGPSERRVAEGLRKVFMEAPGRVLLTTFASNIHRMQQVYDVAAETGRKVMVVGRRMERNVDLCSNLGYLSIPKGVRIKLEDKEAYPPEKLVVLTTGTQGEPMSALVQMSKGEYGRLQIHEGDTVIYSARPIPGNEASVWRTINRLFRLGAKVIYESDSPVHVSGHAYQEELKMMINLVRPFYLAPVHGEARHQHLYLEMAKEMGYPEHRLFMMEDGRPLTIDETEAVLGDQVPCGRVLVDRSGTPGISDDVLRDRTNLSKDGLVAVTIVVDPEVGDIVGEPMLQTKGFHGPEGLLEEVTVALAEALRRLGPEDVGDADVLRHQVADLTRRLIFKKANLRPLVLPTVVEV; this comes from the coding sequence GTGGCAAAGGTAGAGATCATTCCCCTCGGCGGCGTTGGGGAAATCGGCAAGAACTGTACGGCGATCCGCGAGGGCGATGACATCATCGTGGTGGACGTGGGCCTCTCCTTCCCGACCGAGGAGATGCCGGGCGTCGATATCGTCATCCCGGATTTCACCTATCTGATCGAGAACCAGGACAAGGTGCGGGGAATCTTCCTAACTCACGGCCACGAGGACCACATCGGCGCACTCTCTTATCTGTTGCCGAACCTGAAGGCGCCAGTCTACGGGACGGAGCTCACGTTGGCGCTCGCCAACGCCAAGCTGGAGGAGGAGCTTCCCAAGAAGTCCTACAGCCTGAAGGAAATGAAGTTTGGCGAGCCGGTGAAGGCCGGGGCGCTCAGCGTCGAGGCCATCCGCGTAACCCACTCCATTCCCGAGTGCGCTTCTTTTGCCATTCGCACCTCGCACGGGATTGTGCTGTTGACCGGCGACTTCAAGCTGGATTTCAGCCCCGTGGACGGCAAGCTCTCGAACATCGCACGGTTCGGCGAGCTTGGCAAGGAGGGTGTCGTCGTGCTGCTCAGCGACTCGACGAACGTCGAGCGTCCCGGTTGGGGACCCAGCGAGCGGAGGGTGGCTGAGGGGCTTCGAAAGGTCTTCATGGAGGCGCCGGGAAGGGTGCTGCTCACCACATTCGCCTCGAACATCCACCGGATGCAGCAGGTCTACGACGTGGCCGCCGAAACAGGGCGGAAGGTGATGGTGGTCGGGCGGCGCATGGAGCGCAACGTCGATCTTTGCTCGAACCTGGGGTATCTGAGCATTCCCAAAGGCGTGCGGATCAAGCTGGAAGACAAAGAGGCCTATCCTCCCGAGAAGCTCGTTGTGCTCACCACCGGCACCCAGGGCGAGCCGATGTCGGCACTCGTGCAGATGTCCAAAGGCGAATATGGGCGCTTGCAGATTCATGAAGGCGACACCGTCATCTACTCGGCGCGGCCGATTCCTGGGAACGAGGCGTCCGTTTGGCGTACGATCAACCGACTCTTTCGGCTTGGTGCAAAGGTCATCTACGAAAGCGATTCACCGGTCCATGTGAGCGGCCACGCTTATCAGGAAGAGCTGAAGATGATGATCAACCTGGTGCGGCCGTTCTATCTGGCGCCCGTTCACGGCGAGGCCCGCCACCAGCACCTCTATCTCGAGATGGCGAAGGAGATGGGGTATCCCGAGCATCGGCTCTTCATGATGGAGGACGGCCGTCCGCTGACCATCGACGAAACCGAAGCGGTCTTGGGCGACCAGGTTCCCTGCGGGCGCGTGCTCGTGGACCGGAGCGGGACACCAGGAATCAGCGACGACGTGCTTCGCGACCGCACGAACCTCAGCAAGGACGGTCTGGTGGCGGTGACGATCGTGGTGGACCCCGAAGTGGGAGATATCGTCGGTGAGCCGATGCTGCAGACGAAAGGGTTCCACGGTCCCGAGGGGCTTCTTGAGGAAGTGACGGTGGCTCTCGCAGAAGCGCTGCGGAGGCTTGGCCCGGAGGATGTCGGCGACGCCGACGTGCTTAGGCACCAGGTGGCGGACCTGACCCGGCGCCTCATCTTCAAGAAGGCCAACCTTCGCCCCCTGGTGCTTCCAACTGTTGTGGAGGTCTGA
- a CDS encoding D-aminoacylase gives MHFVLSLLASAVLAPQSILIRGGTVVDGLGGAPKRADIRIVGDRIEAVGNLRRRANETLIDAKGLAVAPGFIDAHSHADGNAKEQPLQKSQILQGITTAIVGQDGGGTKPVYRFFLPLKMAHAALNFASFAGHGEIREEVMGKDYKRPATREELEQMKTLLAGTLRAGALGLSSGLEYDPGYYASTEELIELAKIAADWGGSYISHVRDEGNAALDSFREVVRIAREAKIPAQISHIKLGTASVWGKAPEVLKLIHQARMEGLSIAADVYPYLYWQSTITVLTLDRNWDDKQVWVKALAEVGGPQNVLLSEYSPNPAWVGKTLKQIADETGKDAVEVIQEIVRKTHGPEGQGRESIVCTAMSENDLVAFIQSPHIMFCTDGRDGGSHPRGAGSFPRILGRYVREKKVLSLQEAIRKMTSLPASRFRLIGRGRIAKDYFADITIFDPKTITDLATPNNPTALSKGVQYVLVNGQIVLDKGRMTGKRPGRVLQGPYTDMGRALH, from the coding sequence ATGCACTTCGTCCTGTCTCTCCTCGCATCGGCGGTCCTGGCGCCGCAGTCGATCCTGATCCGTGGCGGAACCGTTGTCGACGGCCTGGGCGGTGCGCCGAAGCGGGCCGACATTCGGATCGTCGGAGACCGCATTGAGGCCGTAGGGAACCTGCGAAGACGGGCCAATGAGACCCTGATCGACGCCAAAGGCCTGGCCGTCGCACCCGGATTCATCGACGCGCACAGCCATGCAGACGGCAACGCCAAGGAGCAGCCGCTTCAAAAGAGCCAGATCCTGCAGGGCATCACGACGGCAATCGTGGGGCAAGACGGCGGTGGCACCAAACCTGTATACAGGTTCTTTCTTCCGTTGAAAATGGCTCACGCGGCCCTGAATTTCGCTTCATTCGCTGGACACGGGGAAATACGCGAGGAGGTTATGGGAAAGGACTATAAGAGGCCCGCGACCCGGGAAGAACTGGAGCAAATGAAGACGCTTCTCGCAGGTACCTTGCGCGCCGGCGCGCTCGGCCTTTCTTCCGGCCTTGAATACGATCCCGGCTACTACGCTTCAACTGAGGAGTTGATTGAACTGGCGAAGATTGCAGCGGACTGGGGGGGAAGCTACATCAGCCACGTCCGCGACGAGGGCAACGCAGCCTTGGACAGCTTCCGCGAGGTCGTTCGCATTGCCCGAGAAGCCAAAATCCCAGCCCAGATCTCCCACATCAAACTGGGAACGGCCTCCGTGTGGGGCAAAGCGCCCGAGGTCCTGAAACTCATTCATCAGGCTCGAATGGAGGGGCTTTCGATCGCCGCTGACGTATACCCGTACCTCTATTGGCAGTCCACAATCACCGTCCTGACACTCGACCGCAACTGGGACGACAAACAAGTGTGGGTCAAGGCGCTCGCCGAAGTGGGCGGGCCCCAGAACGTGCTGCTCAGCGAGTATTCGCCGAACCCCGCCTGGGTTGGCAAAACCCTGAAGCAGATCGCCGACGAGACCGGCAAGGACGCGGTCGAGGTGATTCAGGAGATCGTCCGCAAGACCCATGGACCTGAGGGCCAGGGACGGGAGTCGATCGTGTGCACCGCGATGTCGGAGAACGATCTGGTGGCGTTCATCCAGTCGCCGCACATCATGTTCTGCACGGATGGGCGCGACGGTGGCTCACATCCCAGGGGAGCGGGATCGTTTCCCAGGATCCTCGGGCGGTACGTGCGCGAAAAGAAAGTCCTCTCGCTCCAGGAGGCAATCCGAAAGATGACGTCACTCCCGGCATCCCGATTTCGCCTGATTGGCCGGGGCAGGATCGCTAAGGACTACTTTGCCGACATCACCATCTTCGATCCCAAGACCATCACGGACCTGGCTACCCCCAACAACCCTACGGCCCTTTCAAAAGGGGTTCAGTACGTCTTGGTGAACGGGCAGATCGTGCTGGACAAGGGTCGGATGACGGGAAAGAGGCCTGGGAGGGTGTTGCAGGGACCGTACACGGATATGGGTCGCGCTCTTCACTGA